The genomic window TTTTCGGGCTTCTCTAACTTGGCTGCTAGTCAAGGTGGTGCTAGGAGCTGGCTTCAGCTTTGCTTTGGACTGTAATGGTTCTACCTTAAGTTTTACCTTGGATGCTATGAGTTCAGGGATAGGAGTGGGGGGCTTGATAGTTAACTTCGCATCCAGCAGATTATCTAGGTAGCCTTTAGGCTTCTTATCCTTGGATTCTGGTCTTAGCCCTTCGGGGTAGGTTTCTGAGTCAAAAGCGATCTGCCAGCCCAGCTTGAGCAGTAGCTTCATTGCATTATCCCAACGCTGCTTTAGGTCATAGGCTTTGCGGCGGTCTAACCGAGCGTTATCTATAACCGATTTAGGGAATGTAATTTCTAATAGCTCCCGTACTTTGTACTTTCCATCAAGGCGAACCCGACTATCCAATGTTAGATATATAGCCAGCCTTAGCGCGAGTTCATCATGGTAAGGATCGATTTTCAAAACTTGCTGGGCTAAGTAGCCAAACTGATATAAAGCTTCCCGCGATTTGGCTCCAGCTCGGTTCAAAAAATCTTGAGTCCACAATCCTGGCTGTATTGTGATGTAGACTTCATCAGGATTGTCTATCTTCCCTTCAAAATTAAACTGACCGATAGGTTTAATCTGGACGTTCCACATTCTTCCTACAGGAGCGCTACCTATAATTTGTCCTTTTTTGTTTCTCCCCTCCACCCAAACAGCCTTGACTATCAAACAATCAAGGGCAAAGGCTGTGGTAGCAATCTCTAGCAGCTTTTCTGATTTTGGTTTTTTGTGATTTTTATCCCAGCCAAATTCCTGGATGATATCGCTTGCTTTCAGATTAAATTTACTTTCCCAAGGTTTCTCCTGTTTCATAGCATGGGCAGCAAAAATCAGGTGGAGCTTGGCAGTTGTAAAGCCAAACTTATCAATAATTTGTTGAGCTTCATCCCAAGGAAGCATGGTAATATCGCCTGGGCTAGAGATGTAATGCTCAATGTAATTTTTGGGGTTCCCTTTAGCTCTATGGTGCAAATAGGCTATGCCGTTCTCATTCTTTTGCCATAAGTCTTTTCTTATGTAAGCTTCAATGCTGGAAAACATTACGGCTGATGAGGGGATAGGAACTATGGAATGAAGCTGTGGTTCTGTAACTGGTATTGCTGACGAAAGCACATTGTCAGCTATACTTTCCAAAGCTGTGTTTTGTTCTAAATCAGCCGTAAAGCTCTCTACTATCTGTGCGGCGATTTCTTCTACATAGGCTTCATCTCCAGAGCGAACAGGCTGACCCCATGTATCTTTAATCAATCTGATAGCCGTATCTCTAGCTAGTTCCTTAATGCCTTCTAAGAAGCCAGCTCGTAACGCCTCTATCAATTGTTCCCTTTCAACAAATAAACTTGTATCAATTTCCGCACTAATATTAATCTGATTAATTGGAGCAGATTTTTCTGAATTACTGAGATTCAGGATAAATTTAGTTAGGTTGCTTTTAGAATTAGTAGAGTCTATCATAGCCCCAGTTA from Chroococcidiopsis sp. SAG 2025 includes these protein-coding regions:
- a CDS encoding helix-turn-helix transcriptional regulator, which gives rise to MIDSTNSKSNLTKFILNLSNSEKSAPINQINISAEIDTSLFVEREQLIEALRAGFLEGIKELARDTAIRLIKDTWGQPVRSGDEAYVEEIAAQIVESFTADLEQNTALESIADNVLSSAIPVTEPQLHSIVPIPSSAVMFSSIEAYIRKDLWQKNENGIAYLHHRAKGNPKNYIEHYISSPGDITMLPWDEAQQIIDKFGFTTAKLHLIFAAHAMKQEKPWESKFNLKASDIIQEFGWDKNHKKPKSEKLLEIATTAFALDCLIVKAVWVEGRNKKGQIIGSAPVGRMWNVQIKPIGQFNFEGKIDNPDEVYITIQPGLWTQDFLNRAGAKSREALYQFGYLAQQVLKIDPYHDELALRLAIYLTLDSRVRLDGKYKVRELLEITFPKSVIDNARLDRRKAYDLKQRWDNAMKLLLKLGWQIAFDSETYPEGLRPESKDKKPKGYLDNLLDAKLTIKPPTPIPELIASKVKLKVEPLQSKAKLKPAPSTTLTSSQVREARKAKGWTQAKLAGVLGVSQNLISLVERGERTVNPELAAQIRNLLDIQD